The following are encoded together in the Bos indicus isolate NIAB-ARS_2022 breed Sahiwal x Tharparkar chromosome 29, NIAB-ARS_B.indTharparkar_mat_pri_1.0, whole genome shotgun sequence genome:
- the PCNX3 gene encoding pecanex-like protein 3 isoform X3, with translation MGSQVLQILRQGVWASLTGGWFFDPHQSTFSNCFHLYVWIFLLTFPFLLYMVLPPSLMVAGVYCLVVAVIFATIKTVNYRLHAMFDQGEIVEKRNSTMGEPEEEPAQGDNNLPRDPGVEMTVFRKVSSTPPVRCSSQHSVFGFNQVSELLPRIEDSGPLRDIKELVREQGSNNVIVTSADREMLKLSSQEKLIGDLPQTPPGAAPDPSLPSTDSSERSPLAGDGAPWSGGSVADTPMSPLLKGSLSQELSKSFLTLTRPERALVRTSSRREQRRGAGGYQPLDRRGSGDPTPQKAGSSDSCFSGTDRETLSSFKSEKTNSTHLDSPPGGQAPEGSDTDPPSEAELPASPDAGVPSDDTLRSFDTVVGAGTPPGPAEPLLVVRPKDLALLRPSKRRPPVRRHSPATGRAPRRPLLEGRGFFEDDDTSEGSELSPASSLRSQRRYSTDSSSSTSCYSPASSRGAAGGARKRRAPHGAEEGMAVPPKRPYGTQRTPSTASAKTHARVLSMDGAGGDALRGPPAGSKAELEAQAGVELAAAEPTVLAAEARRGPAANQPGWRGELREEAAEETGKRDHSSNVRRAQAIRRRHNAGSNPTPPASVMGSPPSSLQEAQRGRAASHSRALTLPSALHFASSLLLTRAGANVHEACTFDDTSEGAVHYFYDESGVRRSYTFGLAGGGYENPVGQQGEQAANGAWDRHSHSSSFHSADVPEATGGLNLLQPRPVVLQGMQVRRVPLEIPEFDLLDQDSLHESQEQTLMEEAPPRAQHSYKYWLLPGRWTSVRYERLALLALLDRTRGLLENILGVGLSSLVAFLGYLLLLKGFFTDIWVFQFCLVIASCQYSLLKSVQPDAASPMHGHNWVIAYSRPVYFCICCLLIWLLDALGSAQPFPPVSLYGLTLFSASFFFCARDVATVFTLCFPFVFLLGLLPQVNTCLMYLLEQIDMHGFGGTAATSPLTAVFSLSRSLLAAALLYGFCLGAIKSPWPEQHVPVIFSVFCGLLVALSYHLSRQSSDPTVLWSLVRSKLFPELEERSLETARAEPPDPLPEKMRQSVREVLHSDLVMCVVIAVLTFAISASTVFIALKSVLGFVLYALAGAVGFFTHYLLPQLRKQLPWFCLSQPVLKPLEYSQYEVRGAAQVMWFEKLYAGLQCVEKYLIYPAVVLNALTVDAHTVVSHPDKFCLYCRALLMTVAGLKLLRSAFCCPPQQYLTLAFTVLLFHFDYPRLSQGFLLDYFLMSLLCSKLWDLLYKLRFVLTYIAPWQITWGSAFHAFAQPFAVPHSAMLFVQALLSALFSTPLNPLLGSAVFIMSYARPLKFWERDYNTKRVDHSNTRLVTQLDRNPGADDNNLNSIFYEHLTRSLQHTLCGDLVLGRWGNYGPGDCFVLASDYLNALVHLIEVGNGLVTFQLRGLEFRGTYCQQREVEAITEGVEEDEGCCCCEPGHLPRVLSFNAAFGQRWLAWEVTASKYVLEGYSISDNNAASMLQVFDLRKILVTYYVRSIIYYVSRSPKLEAWLSHEGIATALRPVRAPGYADSDPTFSLSVDEDYDLRLSGLSLPSFCAVHLEWIQYCASRRSQPVDQDWNSPLVTLCFGLCVLGRRALGTASHSMSASLEPFLYGLHALFKGDFRITSPRDEWVFADMDLLHRVVAPGVRMALKLHQDHFTSPDEYEEPAALYDAIAANEERLVISHEGDPAWRSAILSNTPSLLALRHVLDDASDEYKIIMLNRRHLSFRVIKVNRECVRGLWAGQQQELVFLRNRNPERGSIQNAKQALRNMINSSCDQPLGYPIYVSPLTTSLAGSHPQLRALWGGPVSLGAIARWLLRSWERLHKGCGAGCNSGGNVDDSDCGGGGGLTSLSNNPPLAQPTPENTAGAGDQPPPPGPAWGPRPSLSGSGDGRPPPLLQWPPPRLPGPSPASPALPEGPRPSRPPGPGLLSSEGPSGKWSLGGRKGLGGSDGEPASGSPKGSTPKSQAPLDLSLSPDISTEASPPRTVQDIPCLDSSAPETGTPTGALGDWPAPAEERESPAAQPLLEHQY, from the exons atggggtcgcaggtaTTGCAGATCCTACGCCAGGGGGTGTGGGCCTCGCTCACCGGCGGTTGGTTCTTCGACCCGCACCAGAGCACCTTTTCCAACTGCTTCCACCTCTATGTCTGGATCTTCCTGCTCACCTTCCCTTTCTTGCTGTACATG GTCCTGCCCCCCAGCTTGATGGTGGCTGGTGTGTACTGCCTTGTGGTGGCTGTCATCTTCGCTACCATCAAGACTGTGAACTATCGGCTGCATGCTATGTTCGACCAGGGCGAGATTGTGGAGAAGCGCAACTCTACCATGGGGGAACCAGAGGAAGAGCCTGCCCAGGGGGACAACAATCTGCCCAG AGATCCTGGAGTGGAAATGACCGTATTTCGAAAAGTGAGTTCCACGCCCCCTGTGCGCTGTAGCTCTCAGCATTCCGTGTTTGGCTTCAACCAGGTCTCG GAGTTGCTGCCCCGGATAGAGGACTCTGGGCCCCTCAGAG ACATCAAGGAGCTGGTGCGGGAGCAGGGCAGCAACAACGTGATCGTGACCTCGGCCGATCGAGAGATGCTGAAGCTAAGCTCACAGGAGAAGCTGA TTGGAGACCTTCCCCAGACGCCTCCAGGGGCCGCCCCGGACCCTTCTCTCCCCAGCACGGACTCCTCAGAACGTTCTCCCCTGGCTGGAGATGGAGCCCCGTGGAGTGGTGGCAGTGTGGCTGACACTCCCATGAGCCCCCTCCTGAAGGGCAGCCTCAGCCAGGAGCTTAGCAAGAGCTTCCTGACCCTGACCCGGCCCGAGCGGGCCCTGGTGAGGACCAGCAGTCGACGGGAACAGCGCCGGGGAGCAGGAGGCTACCAGCCCCTGGACCGGCGGGGCTCAGGGGACCCCACACCCCAGAAAGCTGGCTCCTCAGATTCCTGCTTCAGTGGCACTGACAGGGAGACGTTGAGCAGCTTCAAGAGTGAGAAGACCAATTCTACCCACCTGGACAGCCCCCCTGGAGGGCAAGCCCCCGAGGGCAGCGACACAGACCCCCCCTCGGAGGCAGAGCTGCCCGCCTCCCCTGATGCCGGAGTCCCCTCAGATGACACGCTGCGCTCCTTCGACACGGTTGTAGGAGCAGGGACGCCGCCGGGCCCGGCCGAGCCTCTCCTGGTTGTGCGGCCCAAGGACTTGGCGCTGCTCCGGCCCAGCAAACGGCGGCCGCCTGTGCGGAGACACTCCCCTGCCACCGGCCGTGCCCCTCGGCGGCCGCTGCTGGAAGGCCGGGGCTTCTTCGAGGATGACGACACCAGCGAGGGCAGTGAACTGagcccagcctccagcctccGGTCCCAGCGCCGCTACAGCACCGACAGCTCCTCTTCCACTTCATGCTATTCCCCCGCGAGTTCTCGGGGGGCTGCTGGGGGAGCCCGAAAACGACGGGCCCCCCACGGGGCTGAGGAGGGGATGGCTGTGCCCCCCAAGCGGCCCTATGGGACCCAGCGGACGCCTAGTACTGCCAGCGCCAAAACGCACGCCCGCGTGCTGAGCATGGACGGGGCAGGGGGGGATGCCCTGCGGGGTCCCCCGGCAGGCTCCAAGGCTGAGCTGGAGGCCCAGGCGGGGGTGGAGCTGGCTGCCGCTGAGCCCACTGTGCTGGCTGCCGAGGCCCGCAGGGGACCTGCTGCCAACCAGCCTGGCTGGCGCGGGGAGCTGCGGGAGGAAG CTGCCGAGGAGACTGGCAAGCGGGACCACTCAAGCAACGTGAGGCGGGCACAGGCCATCCGGAGGCGGCACAACGCCGGCAGcaaccccacccccccagcctCGGTCATGGGCTCGCCCCCCAG cagccTGCAGGAGGCTCAGCGGGGCCGTGCGGCCTCCCACTCCCGGGCTCTGACGCTGCCCTCGGCCCTGCACTTCGCCTCCTCGCTGCTGCTCACCCGGGCCGGTGCCAACGTGCACGAGGCCTGCACCTTCGATGACACCTCCGAGGGTGCTGTGCACTACTTCTACGACGAGAGCG GTGTGCGGCGTTCCTACACCTTTGGCCTGGCTGGAGGTGGCTATGAGAACCCCGTGGGGCAGCAGGGGGAGCAGGCAGCCAATGGAGCCTG GGACCGCCACTCACATTCCTCCAGCTTCCATTCAGCCGACGTCCCAGAGGCCACCGGCGGCCTGAACCTGCTGCAGCCGCGGCCCGTCGTCCTGCAGGGCATGCAGGTGCGCCGAGTGCCCCTGGAGATCCCGGAG TTTGACCTACTGGACCAGGACTCCCTGCACGAATCCCAGGAGCAGACGCTGATGGAGGAGGCGCCACCCCGGGCCCAGCACAGTTACAAGTACTGGCTTCTTCCTGGCCGCTGGACCTCTGTGCGCTACGAGCGGCTCGCCCTGCTGGCGCTGCTGGACCG GACGCGCGGGCTGCTGGAGAACATCCTCGGCGTCGGCCTGAGCAGCCTCGTCGCCTTCCTGGGCTACCTGCTGCTGCTCAAGGGCTTCTTCACGGACATCTGGGTCTTCCAGTTCTGCCTGGTCATCGCCTCCTGCCAGTATTCCCTGCTGAAG AGTGTGCAGCCGGACGCCGCCTCCCCCATGCAC ggccacAACTGGGTCATCGCGTACAGCCGGCCCGTCTACTTCTGCATCTGCTGTCTGCTCATCTGGCTGCTGGACGCTCTGGGCTCCGCGCAGCCCTTCCCGCCTGTCTCCCTCTATGGCCTCACGCTGTTCTCcgcctctttcttcttttgtgccCGTGACGTGGCCACTG TGTTCACCTTGTGCTTCCCGTTCGTCTTCCTCCTGGGCCTCTTGCCCCAGGTGAACACCTGCCTCATGTACCTGCTGGAGCAGATAGACATGCACGGCTTTGGGGGCACAG CCGCCACCAGCCCCTTGACAGCCGTCTTCAGCCTCTCCCGCAGCCTGCTGGCCGCTGCCCTGCTCTACGGCTTCTGCCTCGGGGCCATCAAG AGCCCTTGGCCGGAGCAGCACGTCCCTGTCATCTTCTCCGTCTTCTGTGGCCTCCTGGTCGCGCTGTCCTACCACCTGAGCCGGCAGAGCAGCGACCCCACCGTGCTCTG GTCTCTGGTCCGGAGCAAGCTCTTCCCTGAGCTGGAGGAGCGGAGCTTGGAGACCGCCCGTGCTGAGCCCCCAGACCCACTGCCAGAAAAGATGCGCCAGTCAGTG CGCGAGGTTCTCCATTCCGACCTGGTGATGTGTGTGGTGATCGCCGTGCTCACCTTTGCCATCAGCGCCAGCACCGTCTTCATTGCCCTGAAG TCCGTGCTAGGTTTTGTGTTGTACGCGCTGGCGGGGGCCGTAGGCTTCTTCACACATTACCTGCTGCCTCAGCTCCGCAAGCAGCTGCCCTGGTTCTGCCTGTCGCAGCCCGTGCTGAAGCCGCTGGAGTACAGCCAGTACGAAGTGCGAG GTGCTGCCCAGGTGATGTGGTTTGAGAAGCTGTATGCCGGCCTGCAGTGCGTGGAGAAGTACCTCATCTACCCGGCCGTGGTGCTCAACGCCCTCACGGTGGACGCTCACACGGTCGTCAGCCACCCAGACAAGTTCTGCCTCTA CTGCCGGGCGCTGCTCATGACCGTGGCTGGGCTGAAGCTGCTGCGCTCGGCTTTCTGCTGCCCGCCCCAGCAGTACCTGACCTTGGCGTTCACCGTCTTGCTCTTTCACTTCGACTACCCGCGCCTCTCCCAGGGCTTCCTGCTCGACTACTTCCTCATGTCCCTGCTCTGCAGCAAG CTGTGGGACCTGCTGTACAAGTTGCGTTTCGTGCTGACCTACATCGCGCCCTGGCAGATCACCTGGGGCTCAGCTTTCCACGCTTTTGCCCAGCCGTTTGCCGTGCCAC ACTCGGCCATGCTGTTCGTTCAGGCCCTGCTCTCGGCACTCTTTTCCACGCCTCTCAACCCACTGCTGGGCAGCGCCGTCTTCATCATGTCCTACGCCCGGCCCCTCAAGTTCTGGGAGCGTGACTACAA CACTAAACGCGTGGATCATTCCAACACCCGCCTGGTCACTCAGCTGGACCGGAACCCTG GCGCTGATGACAACAACCTCAACTCGATCTTCTACGAGCACTTGACCCGCTCACTGCAGCACACACTGTGTGGGGACCTGGTGCTGGGCCGCTGGGGCAACTACGGCCCCGGTGACTGCTTCGTCCTGGCCTCCGACTACCTCAACGCCCTGGTCCACCTCATCGAGGTTGGCAACGGCCTCGTCACCTTCCAGCTGCGTGGCCTCGAGTTCCGGG GTACATACTGCCAGCAGCGGGAGGTGGAGGCCATCACTGAGGGCGTGGAGGAGGacgagggctgctgctgctgtgagcCAGGCCACCTGCCGCGGGTCCTGTCCTTCAATGCGGCCTTCGGGCAGCGCTGGCTGGCCTGGGAGGTGACGGCCAGCAAGTACGTGCTGGAGGGCTACAGCATCAGCGATAACAACGCCGCGTCCATGCTGCAGGTGTTCGACCTGCGAAAGATCCTCGTCACCTACTACGTCAGG AGTATCATCTACTACGTGAGCCGCTCTCCAAAGCTGGAGGCCTGGCTGAGCCACGAAGGCATTGCGACGGCCCTGCGTCCTGTGCGGGCACCTGGCTATGCTGACTCCGACCCCACCTTCTCTCTGAGCGTGGATGAGGACTATGACCTTCGCCTGTCCGGCCTCTCGCTGCCCTCCTTCTGCGCCGTGCACCTGGAGTGGATCCAGTACTGTGCCTCCCGGCGCAGTCAG CCTGTGGACCAGGACTGGAACTCGCCGCTCGTCACGCTGTGTTTTGGCCTGTGTGTGCTGGGCCGCCGGGCCCTGGGGACCGCCTCGCACAGCATGTCTGCCAG ccTGGAGCCCTTCCTCTACGGCCTGCACGCCCTGTTTAAGGGGGACTTCAGGATCACGTCCCCGCGGGATGAGTGGGTCTTTGCCGACATGGACTTGCTTCACCGCGTGGTGGCGCCCGGGGTTCGCATGGCCCTCAAGCTTCACCAG GACCACTTCACATCCCCAGACGAGTATGAGGAGCCAGCCGCCCTGTATGACGCCATTGCGGCCAACGAGGAGCGGCTGGTCATCTCGCACGAGGGCGACCCGGCCTGGCGCAGTGCCATCCTCAGCAACACACCCTCGCTGCTGGCGCTGCGCCACGTCCTGGACGACGCCTCGGACGAGTACAAGATCATCATGCTCAACCGGCGCCATCTCAGCTTCCGCGTCATCAAG GTGAACCGCGAGTGTGTGCGCGGCCTCTGGGCCgggcagcagcaggagctggtGTTCCTGCGCAACCGCAACCCCGAGCGCGGTAGCATCCAGAACGCCAAGCAGGCGCTCCGCAACATGATCAACTCCTCCTGCGACCAGCCACTGGGCTACCCCATCTACGTGTCTCCCCTCACCACCTCGCTGGCCGGCAGCCATCCTCAGCTGCGGGCTCTGTGGGGCGGCCCCGTCAGCCTGGGCGCCATCGCCCGCTGGCTTCTGCGCAGCTGGGAGAG GCTTCACAAGGGCTGTGGTGCCGGCTGCAATAGCGGCGGGAACGTGGATGACTCGGACTGTGGCGGAGGCGGGGGCTTGACCTCCCTCAGCAATAACCCCCCCTTGGCACAACCCACACCTGAGAACACAGCAG GCGCTGGGGACCAGCCccccccaccaggccctgcctggGGCCCGAGGCCCTCCCTGAGTGGCTCTGGTGATGGGCGcccccctcctctcctgcagTGGCCACCCCCTCGGCTCCCTGGACCATCCCCCGCTTCACCGGCTCTCCCTGAGGGTCCCAGGCCCTCAAGGCCCCCTGGCCCTGGTCTCCTAAGTTCTGAGGGTCCCAGTGGGAAGTGGAGCCTGGGGGGTCGGAAGGGACTAGGGGGATCCGACGGGGAGCCAGCCTCAGGGAGCCCTAAAGGAAGCACCCCCAAATCTCAG GCGCCTCTAGACCTCAGCCTCAGCCCGGACATCAGCACTGAAGCCTCACCCCCCAGAACAGTGCAGGACATTCCTTGCTTGGACAGCAGTGCTCCTGAGACTGGCACGCCCACCGGGGCCCTGGGCGACTGGCCTGCCCCTGCAGAGGAGCGAGAGAGCCCGGCAGCTCAGCCCCTGCTGGAGCATCAGTACTGA